A stretch of the Mesorhizobium huakuii genome encodes the following:
- a CDS encoding TetR/AcrR family transcriptional regulator, giving the protein MTEARRTATEPRRKPKQERSRERIDAILSTTMRLIGEKGIDAVTMKEVGMLAGGPIATVYHYFPNKSAILAMLYERFSEVSRARLTAIIADVREAKDVIVAADRLLDDYLSRVAGDPAIQDLQNAIQADKALKNLDIAETRHQAKMFCDHVIALLDPGKHEQFERMVLLIFQLAGGVVRLALAEGEAESRRTIEDYRSIIHTQLRLFL; this is encoded by the coding sequence ATGACGGAAGCAAGGCGAACAGCGACCGAACCGAGGCGCAAGCCCAAGCAGGAGCGCAGCCGTGAGCGCATCGACGCCATCCTGTCGACGACCATGCGGCTGATCGGCGAGAAGGGCATCGATGCCGTCACCATGAAGGAGGTTGGCATGTTGGCAGGCGGGCCGATCGCCACCGTCTACCACTACTTCCCCAACAAATCGGCGATCCTGGCAATGCTCTACGAGCGGTTCTCGGAGGTCAGCCGCGCGCGATTGACTGCGATCATCGCCGATGTCCGCGAAGCCAAGGACGTCATCGTTGCGGCCGACCGGCTGCTTGACGACTACCTCAGCCGTGTTGCAGGCGATCCGGCCATCCAGGATCTGCAGAACGCCATCCAGGCCGACAAGGCGCTCAAGAATCTCGACATCGCCGAAACCCGGCATCAGGCCAAGATGTTCTGCGACCATGTCATCGCCTTGCTCGACCCGGGCAAGCACGAGCAGTTCGAACGCATGGTTCTGTTGATCTTCCAGCTCGCCGGTGGGGTGGTGCGCCTGGCGCTTGCGGAGGGCGAGGCGGAAAGCCGCCGGACCATCGAGGATTACCGGTCGATCATCCACACCCAGTTGCGGCTGTTTCTTTAG
- a CDS encoding MFS transporter: MTSTSTGHVGDGDWLVGNPTGGQLASALWIGSVGLLILGLQPVLLGALYTEGHVSGDELALVATAEMIAIALGSAVVAMLLSARNMRWKSAILLVLLALANVWTAYAAGANTLMAARALAGLAEGGLVAVATELIARSRRAERIGGFFVTMQTLAQCALALLLALYVIPAAGSAGGFLILAVVCVLSLVIAFIVPADYADLPKDENLANVLTVPSMTALLCVFCYFMFFGSVWAFLEPLGAQFGIDGRTVGLIVSASLAVQVLGAMTATVFEARIDYRIAIVVIGVVALLCSLVLASGPGLTTFWVAALIMGFILLFIVPYQIRLAITADDTRTAVLLVPAAQLFGLAIGPVAASLLIDGKDFRPVPEFAAGSALASVLLLGLFVLVSRRRRVVA, encoded by the coding sequence TTGACTTCGACAAGCACCGGTCATGTGGGCGACGGCGACTGGCTGGTCGGCAATCCGACCGGTGGACAGCTTGCCTCGGCCCTGTGGATCGGCTCGGTCGGCCTGCTCATTCTGGGTCTCCAGCCCGTCCTGCTCGGCGCTCTCTACACCGAGGGCCATGTCAGCGGCGATGAGCTGGCGCTGGTCGCCACCGCCGAGATGATCGCCATCGCGCTCGGTTCAGCTGTTGTGGCGATGCTGCTGTCAGCCCGCAACATGCGCTGGAAAAGTGCAATCCTCCTCGTCCTGCTGGCGCTGGCGAATGTCTGGACGGCCTATGCCGCCGGCGCCAATACGCTGATGGCGGCGCGCGCTTTGGCCGGGCTTGCCGAAGGCGGCCTGGTTGCGGTGGCCACCGAATTGATCGCCCGATCGCGTCGTGCCGAACGCATCGGCGGTTTTTTCGTCACCATGCAGACCTTGGCGCAATGCGCGCTGGCGCTGCTGCTGGCGCTCTATGTCATCCCGGCCGCCGGATCGGCTGGCGGCTTTCTCATTCTCGCGGTCGTCTGCGTCCTGTCGCTCGTGATCGCTTTCATCGTCCCCGCTGACTACGCCGATCTGCCGAAGGACGAGAACCTGGCCAATGTGCTGACGGTTCCTTCGATGACCGCACTGTTGTGCGTCTTCTGCTACTTCATGTTCTTCGGCTCCGTCTGGGCCTTTCTTGAGCCGCTTGGCGCGCAATTCGGCATCGATGGCCGCACGGTCGGCCTGATCGTCTCGGCCAGCCTCGCGGTGCAGGTTCTGGGCGCGATGACGGCGACCGTGTTCGAGGCGCGTATCGATTATCGCATTGCCATTGTGGTGATCGGTGTGGTGGCGCTTTTGTGTTCGCTGGTTCTCGCCAGTGGACCTGGCCTTACAACATTCTGGGTCGCCGCCCTGATCATGGGTTTCATCCTCCTGTTCATCGTGCCGTACCAGATCCGGCTGGCGATCACCGCCGATGACACGCGCACCGCCGTGCTGCTGGTGCCGGCCGCGCAGCTCTTCGGCCTGGCGATCGGGCCGGTCGCGGCGTCGCTGCTCATCGACGGCAAGGATTTTCGCCCGGTTCCGGAATTCGCCGCAGGTAGTGCCCTGGCCAGCGTGCTGCTGCTCGGTCTGTTCGTCCTCGTCTCGCGGCGCCGCCGCGTGGTTGCCTGA
- a CDS encoding D-arabinono-1,4-lactone oxidase, whose protein sequence is MSNWSNWSGYVTAEPQLIASPANAGELGDLVRTAPGPIRVVGAGHSFTPLVKSEGTILSLEKLEGLVSHDAEKHQARVRAGTRLGSLMHILQGIGQGLPNMGDIDRQAIGGALGTATHGSGPTLGAYHTQLETVQIVDGLGKVRDFTRVGDQDTIHAIGVALGAFGVLSEVTLNNIATYRLRRRKWVLPIADMLRDFEKMMTAHRSAEFYYIPFSGYAQFIASDFSTEATTTRPTEDDEGSLRTLRRLRTGLAWLPSLRRRLILGAVAKVPAEDYVQDWLNVYASDRQTKFNEMEYHLPFEEGPKALAEIIELTEKHFPEVYFPMEVRSVAADQFWLSPFYNRPTCSIAIHHDAASDPLPFMQAAEPIFRGYGGRPHWGKMHSLKAADFKKLYPRWDDAMAVRRDIDPQNRFVSPYMAGLFGIGP, encoded by the coding sequence ATGTCCAACTGGAGCAACTGGTCCGGCTATGTCACCGCCGAGCCGCAGCTGATCGCCAGCCCCGCCAATGCCGGCGAACTTGGCGATCTCGTGCGAACGGCACCAGGCCCAATCCGCGTCGTCGGTGCCGGTCACTCCTTCACCCCGCTGGTGAAATCTGAGGGCACGATCCTGTCCCTGGAGAAGCTGGAAGGGCTGGTCTCGCATGACGCAGAAAAGCATCAGGCGCGCGTGCGGGCAGGGACGCGGCTTGGTTCCCTGATGCACATCCTGCAAGGCATCGGCCAGGGCCTGCCCAATATGGGCGACATCGACCGCCAGGCGATCGGCGGCGCGCTGGGCACCGCCACTCATGGTTCGGGACCGACGCTCGGCGCCTATCACACGCAACTGGAGACGGTGCAGATCGTCGACGGGCTCGGCAAGGTTCGCGACTTCACCAGGGTAGGGGATCAGGACACGATCCACGCCATCGGCGTCGCGCTCGGTGCCTTCGGCGTCTTGAGCGAAGTGACGCTGAACAACATTGCGACCTACCGGCTGCGCCGCCGTAAATGGGTGCTGCCGATCGCCGACATGCTGCGCGACTTCGAGAAGATGATGACCGCGCACCGCTCGGCCGAATTCTACTACATTCCATTCTCGGGCTATGCGCAGTTCATCGCCAGCGACTTCAGCACCGAGGCGACCACCACGCGCCCGACCGAGGATGATGAGGGCTCCTTGCGCACGCTGCGCCGGTTACGCACCGGGCTCGCGTGGCTGCCGTCGCTCCGCCGGCGGCTGATCCTCGGCGCGGTCGCGAAAGTGCCGGCCGAGGACTATGTGCAGGACTGGCTCAACGTCTATGCCAGCGACCGGCAGACCAAATTCAACGAGATGGAATATCACCTTCCATTCGAGGAAGGGCCAAAGGCCCTGGCCGAAATCATCGAGCTGACCGAAAAGCACTTTCCGGAAGTCTATTTCCCGATGGAGGTGCGCAGCGTCGCGGCCGATCAGTTCTGGCTCTCGCCCTTCTACAACAGGCCAACCTGCTCGATCGCCATCCACCATGATGCGGCCAGCGACCCCTTGCCCTTTATGCAGGCGGCCGAGCCGATTTTCCGCGGATATGGCGGCCGGCCGCATTGGGGCAAGATGCACAGCCTGAAGGCGGCGGACTTCAAGAAGCTCTACCCGCGCTGGGACGATGCCATGGCGGTGCGCCGCGACATCGATCCGCAAAACCGCTTCGTCTCGCCCTATATGGCCGGGCTGTTCGGCATCGGGCCATGA
- a CDS encoding DSD1 family PLP-dependent enzyme — MSAYFATLSQALKQAGIFQPCLLLDLDRLDGNIALVKARLDPGLAVRLVDKSLACPPLLSHIGKALGTDRFMTFHPPISAAVLEAFPDADLLYGKPMPVSAARAVLSRGDVAWSRVCWLIDTQERLAEYGALAAELGIELRIAFEIDVGLHRGGFASPEALSKALSALPAHKGLRCAGVMAYEAHAPHIPSLFGGPAKALAQASERAAAFVARLGADQRSILNIGGSKTALLHHGGAANEVSMGSAFVLPSDFDTAGLEGFQPAAFIATPILKVVEPMLPGPPAVSRLLQALGRFPRKGCYLYGGKWMAEPVFPLGMKTNGLLGLSSNQQFMGLPADAAARPGDYAFLRPTQSEAVLQQFGPIAVFSQGKIVDRWPVLPMM, encoded by the coding sequence ATGAGCGCCTATTTTGCCACGCTTTCTCAGGCGCTAAAACAAGCCGGCATCTTCCAGCCTTGCCTGCTGCTCGACCTTGACCGGCTGGATGGCAATATTGCCTTGGTGAAAGCCAGGCTTGATCCGGGCCTTGCCGTGCGGTTGGTCGACAAGTCGCTCGCTTGCCCGCCGCTGCTTTCGCATATCGGCAAGGCGCTCGGCACGGATCGCTTCATGACCTTCCATCCGCCGATCAGCGCGGCGGTGCTGGAGGCGTTTCCGGATGCGGATCTGCTCTACGGCAAACCGATGCCGGTCAGCGCGGCAAGGGCGGTGCTTTCCAGAGGCGATGTGGCATGGTCGCGGGTTTGCTGGCTGATCGATACGCAGGAGAGGCTGGCTGAATATGGCGCGCTGGCAGCCGAGCTCGGCATCGAACTGCGCATCGCCTTCGAGATCGACGTCGGGCTGCATCGTGGTGGGTTTGCCAGCCCCGAGGCCTTGTCTAAGGCATTGAGTGCGCTGCCGGCGCACAAAGGGCTGCGCTGCGCAGGCGTCATGGCCTATGAGGCGCATGCGCCGCATATTCCTAGCCTGTTCGGTGGCCCGGCCAAGGCGTTGGCGCAGGCCTCGGAACGAGCCGCCGCTTTCGTTGCGCGTCTCGGCGCCGACCAGCGGAGCATTCTCAACATTGGCGGCAGCAAGACCGCGCTGCTCCATCACGGCGGCGCTGCCAATGAAGTGTCGATGGGGTCGGCCTTCGTGCTGCCCAGCGATTTCGACACAGCTGGTCTCGAAGGCTTCCAGCCGGCGGCCTTCATCGCGACGCCGATCCTGAAAGTGGTCGAGCCGATGCTGCCGGGTCCGCCAGCCGTTTCGCGCCTGCTGCAAGCGCTCGGCCGGTTTCCCCGCAAGGGCTGCTATCTCTATGGCGGCAAATGGATGGCCGAACCGGTGTTTCCCCTGGGCATGAAGACGAACGGCCTGCTCGGCCTGTCTTCCAACCAGCAATTCATGGGCCTGCCCGCCGATGCCGCTGCCAGGCCAGGCGATTACGCGTTCCTGCGGCCGACGCAGAGCGAGGCCGTGCTGCAGCAGTTCGGGCCGATCGCGGTGTTTTCCCAGGGCAAGATCGTCGATCGCTGGCCGGTGTTGCCGATGATGTGA
- a CDS encoding bifunctional helix-turn-helix transcriptional regulator/GNAT family N-acetyltransferase, translating to MTIHHQPSNDAPNKQLIDAVRAFNRFYTRQIGLLDEGLLKSAFSLTEARVLYELAHRDGLTATDLGRDLGLDAGYVSRLLKKFEALHLISRSTLVSDARQSSIALTPAGRNAFAPLNKDSHDQIAALLGRLPASEQDRLVKSMRTVQALLGESAEPRIPYLLRPLEVGDIGWITRRQGMLYAQDYGWDETYEALVAEILAAFVKSFDPKWERSWIAERDGEVVGSVFVVRKSDQVAKLRLLYVEPSARGLGIGKRLVEECIGFARAKGYKSLTLWTNDILTAARHIYQVAGFKLIEEEPHHSFGKDLVGQTWDLDL from the coding sequence ATGACGATTCACCATCAGCCCAGCAACGATGCGCCCAACAAGCAGCTGATCGATGCGGTGCGGGCCTTCAATCGCTTTTACACCCGCCAGATCGGACTGCTCGACGAAGGGCTGCTCAAAAGCGCCTTCTCGCTGACCGAGGCGCGCGTGCTCTACGAGTTGGCGCACCGCGACGGCCTGACCGCGACCGACCTCGGGCGCGACCTCGGTCTCGATGCCGGCTATGTCAGCCGTCTGTTGAAGAAGTTCGAGGCCCTTCACCTCATCTCCAGGTCGACGCTGGTTTCGGACGCCAGGCAATCTTCGATTGCGTTGACCCCGGCCGGCCGGAATGCCTTCGCGCCGCTGAACAAGGATTCGCACGACCAGATCGCGGCGCTGCTCGGCCGGCTGCCCGCGTCGGAGCAGGATCGGCTGGTGAAATCCATGCGCACGGTCCAGGCTCTGCTGGGCGAAAGCGCCGAGCCAAGGATCCCTTATCTATTGCGACCGCTTGAGGTCGGCGACATCGGCTGGATTACCCGCCGGCAAGGGATGCTCTACGCGCAGGACTATGGCTGGGACGAAACCTATGAGGCGCTGGTCGCCGAAATCCTCGCGGCGTTCGTCAAATCCTTCGATCCGAAATGGGAACGAAGCTGGATCGCCGAGCGCGATGGCGAGGTGGTCGGCTCGGTCTTCGTCGTGCGCAAATCGGATCAGGTGGCCAAGCTGCGCCTGCTCTATGTCGAACCCTCGGCGCGCGGTCTCGGCATCGGCAAGCGGCTGGTCGAAGAATGCATCGGCTTTGCCCGCGCCAAGGGTTACAAGTCGCTGACCTTGTGGACCAACGACATCCTGACCGCCGCCCGGCACATCTACCAGGTGGCTGGTTTCAAACTGATCGAGGAAGAGCCTCACCATTCCTTCGGCAAGGATCTGGTCGGCCAGACCTGGGATCTCGACCTTTAG
- a CDS encoding antibiotic biosynthesis monooxygenase family protein — translation MPIIRAETGVITQINVFTVPEGGQQALIDLLHEAAMSCRGIPGWMSASLHRSLDGTRVVNYAQAHDHAAMRQVFEHLRSNGFLDRNQALGQAHPGLYEVACTVE, via the coding sequence ATGCCCATCATTCGCGCCGAGACCGGCGTCATCACCCAGATCAATGTCTTCACCGTGCCCGAAGGCGGACAGCAGGCGCTGATCGACCTGCTGCACGAGGCGGCAATGAGTTGCCGCGGCATTCCCGGCTGGATGTCCGCCAGCCTGCACCGAAGTCTCGACGGCACGCGTGTCGTCAATTACGCCCAGGCGCACGACCATGCGGCCATGCGGCAGGTCTTCGAGCATTTGCGCAGCAACGGTTTTCTCGATCGCAACCAGGCCTTGGGCCAGGCCCATCCCGGCCTCTATGAGGTCGCCTGCACCGTGGAATAG
- a CDS encoding AraC family transcriptional regulator — protein sequence MNPTEKALWFVESHLPEAISLDDVAQSSGVSRFHVTRAFGAATGRSVMGYARARRLTEAARRLAGGAPDILSVALDAGYNSHEAFTRAFRDQFGTTPELVRAQGSTKTLDLVEPILMDQSFLANLEPPRFETSRPFLIAGLGERYSCETSAAIPMQWQRFGPYIGNIPGETGDVAYGVCVNGDDAGNFDYIAGVEVSDFSDLPREFSRVRIPAQKYAVFAHREHISTIRRSVNTIWNKWLPASGHEIADAPEFERYGPEFDPRSGNGGLEIWIPVKS from the coding sequence ATGAACCCGACCGAGAAAGCACTGTGGTTTGTCGAGAGCCATCTGCCGGAGGCAATCTCGCTCGACGACGTCGCCCAAAGCAGCGGCGTGTCGCGCTTTCATGTGACGCGCGCCTTCGGCGCCGCTACCGGCCGGTCGGTCATGGGCTACGCGCGTGCGCGCCGGCTGACCGAGGCGGCGCGCAGATTGGCCGGCGGGGCGCCCGACATCCTGTCGGTGGCGCTCGATGCCGGCTACAACTCGCATGAGGCTTTCACCCGTGCCTTCCGCGATCAGTTCGGCACGACGCCGGAGCTGGTGCGCGCGCAGGGCTCGACCAAAACCCTCGACCTCGTGGAGCCGATCCTGATGGACCAGTCCTTTCTTGCCAACCTCGAACCACCACGCTTCGAGACCAGCCGGCCATTCCTGATCGCCGGGCTCGGCGAGCGCTACAGCTGCGAGACCAGTGCTGCCATTCCGATGCAATGGCAGCGCTTCGGCCCCTATATCGGCAACATTCCGGGCGAGACCGGCGACGTTGCCTATGGCGTCTGCGTCAATGGCGACGATGCCGGCAATTTCGACTACATCGCCGGCGTCGAGGTGTCAGACTTTTCCGACCTTCCCAGGGAATTCAGCCGCGTGCGCATACCGGCGCAGAAATACGCGGTGTTCGCGCATCGCGAGCACATCTCGACCATCCGCCGCAGCGTCAACACGATCTGGAACAAATGGCTGCCGGCCTCCGGGCACGAAATAGCGGACGCGCCGGAATTCGAACGCTATGGCCCGGAGTTCGATCCGCGCAGCGGCAATGGCGGGCTGGAGATCTGGATACCGGTCAAGTCATAG
- a CDS encoding LacI family DNA-binding transcriptional regulator, which translates to MAEVARRAGVSVSTVSHVINRTRFVSPEKARLINDAIAAMGYQPNELARSLKVASTNSVGLAISAISNPYFTDIICAVEAECARLGLMVFLSDTQEDPDRELSVVRAFHQRRVDGVILAPSGAPQRAIDYLAEKKLPCVLIDRFADERFDQIGVENQSSMRALIDHVAAFGHKRIGYIAGQPGLATTRERIEAFRASLAANGLECLPHYVSPDNVDTASATASTHAILSLPSPPTALVTGNNMTTIGAVRAIRERGLSIPGDLSLAGFDDFEWADCFEPRLTLVAQPCTEIGRQAAALLCARIASTGLEPQAVRLQAALQVRESCARPAP; encoded by the coding sequence ATGGCTGAGGTCGCGCGCCGCGCTGGCGTGTCGGTTTCGACCGTCTCGCATGTCATCAACCGCACCCGCTTTGTCTCGCCGGAGAAGGCGCGGCTCATCAATGATGCAATCGCCGCGATGGGCTATCAGCCCAACGAACTGGCGCGGTCGCTGAAAGTGGCCTCGACCAACAGCGTCGGCCTGGCGATCTCGGCGATTTCCAACCCCTATTTCACCGACATAATCTGCGCAGTGGAGGCCGAATGCGCGCGCCTCGGCCTCATGGTGTTCCTGTCCGACACGCAGGAAGACCCTGACCGCGAGCTTTCGGTGGTGCGCGCCTTCCACCAGCGGCGGGTCGACGGCGTTATCCTGGCGCCGTCGGGCGCGCCGCAGCGGGCCATCGACTACCTGGCCGAGAAGAAGCTGCCTTGCGTGCTCATCGACCGTTTCGCCGACGAGCGCTTCGACCAGATCGGTGTCGAGAACCAGTCGTCGATGCGCGCGCTCATCGACCACGTCGCCGCCTTCGGCCACAAGCGCATCGGCTATATCGCCGGCCAGCCGGGCCTGGCGACGACGCGCGAACGCATCGAGGCCTTTCGCGCCTCGCTGGCCGCCAATGGACTTGAATGCCTGCCGCACTATGTTTCGCCGGATAATGTCGACACGGCGAGCGCGACGGCATCGACCCATGCGATCCTGTCCCTGCCGTCGCCGCCCACCGCACTGGTCACGGGCAACAACATGACGACGATCGGAGCGGTGCGGGCGATTCGAGAACGCGGCCTCTCAATACCGGGAGACCTCTCGCTCGCCGGCTTCGACGACTTCGAATGGGCTGATTGCTTCGAGCCGCGGCTGACGCTGGTCGCGCAGCCCTGCACCGAGATCGGACGGCAGGCGGCAGCCTTGCTGTGCGCCCGCATCGCATCGACCGGCTTGGAGCCGCAGGCAGTACGGCTGCAGGCGGCGCTGCAGGTCCGAGAGTCCTGCGCGAGGCCGGCCCCATGA
- a CDS encoding sugar ABC transporter ATP-binding protein — protein MSAPLLSVTGAVKRFGGVQALRGVDFDLKAGEIHALLGENGAGKSTLMNLLSGVYTPDEGTIHIDGKPVAFNNPREAQAAGIATIFQELDLVPTLDVAANLFLGRELMRPGGFLDVPAMRSEARRRLEAIELAIDPASMVANLSIGQRQVVAIVKALSYASRVLIMDEPTAALTVGEVDRLFDIMRKLAASGVGIVYISHRLEEVPQIADRVTVMRDGRVAGVTEPHAPQAELVRLLVGRPLDELYPERSRAAGKTLLSLRDARFRLAHESAGWQPPAGVSLDVKAGEIVGLAGIMGAGRTELLSALYGTGLSGRWEGEVAIDGRSVKLDSIKAARDAGIAFVTDDRRGSGLMLRMAVGLNLVMSVIRRISPFGLMSSRRQADAVKQSFGQFDIRPKNPDIAVGALSGGNQQKVVLAKEILGNPRLLLLDEPTRGVDVGAKGEIYARLRQLAAQGLGILVASSEMPELIGLCDRIVVLREGRNVAEFIGGVDEHTVLDAANGREA, from the coding sequence ATGAGCGCGCCGCTGCTTTCCGTTACCGGTGCTGTCAAACGCTTCGGCGGCGTTCAGGCGCTGCGCGGTGTCGACTTCGACTTGAAGGCCGGCGAGATCCATGCGCTGCTCGGCGAGAACGGCGCCGGCAAATCCACGCTGATGAACCTGTTGTCGGGTGTCTACACGCCCGATGAAGGTACCATCCACATCGACGGCAAGCCGGTCGCCTTCAACAATCCGCGCGAGGCGCAGGCGGCCGGTATCGCCACCATTTTCCAGGAGCTCGACCTCGTGCCGACGCTCGACGTGGCGGCCAACTTGTTCCTCGGCCGCGAATTGATGCGGCCTGGCGGCTTCCTCGACGTGCCGGCGATGCGTAGCGAGGCTCGTAGGCGGCTCGAAGCCATCGAGTTGGCCATCGACCCGGCCAGCATGGTGGCGAACCTGTCGATCGGCCAGCGCCAGGTCGTGGCGATTGTCAAGGCGCTGTCCTACGCCTCGCGCGTGCTCATCATGGACGAGCCGACGGCGGCGCTCACGGTGGGTGAGGTCGACCGGCTGTTCGACATCATGCGCAAGCTCGCCGCCAGCGGCGTCGGCATCGTCTACATCTCGCATCGCCTGGAAGAGGTGCCGCAGATCGCCGACCGGGTGACGGTCATGCGCGACGGCCGCGTCGCCGGCGTCACCGAGCCGCACGCCCCACAGGCCGAGCTGGTCCGGCTTTTGGTCGGGCGGCCGCTGGACGAGCTTTATCCCGAACGGTCAAGGGCGGCCGGCAAGACGTTGCTCAGCCTGCGCGATGCGCGCTTCAGGCTCGCCCATGAAAGCGCTGGTTGGCAGCCGCCGGCTGGCGTCTCGCTCGACGTCAAGGCCGGCGAGATCGTCGGGCTGGCCGGGATCATGGGGGCGGGGCGCACCGAGCTGCTCAGCGCGCTCTACGGCACCGGCCTGTCCGGCCGCTGGGAAGGCGAGGTCGCCATCGATGGCCGGTCGGTGAAACTCGATTCCATCAAGGCCGCGCGCGACGCCGGCATCGCCTTCGTCACCGACGACCGGCGCGGCAGCGGGCTGATGCTGAGAATGGCGGTGGGCCTCAACCTGGTCATGTCGGTCATCCGCCGCATCTCACCCTTCGGCCTGATGTCGTCGCGCCGCCAGGCGGATGCGGTGAAGCAGTCCTTTGGCCAGTTCGATATCAGGCCGAAGAATCCCGACATCGCTGTCGGCGCGCTGTCCGGCGGCAACCAGCAGAAGGTGGTGCTGGCCAAGGAGATCCTCGGCAATCCCCGGCTGTTGCTGCTCGACGAGCCGACTCGCGGCGTCGACGTCGGTGCCAAGGGCGAAATCTACGCGCGGCTCAGGCAGTTGGCGGCGCAAGGGCTCGGCATCCTGGTCGCCTCCAGCGAGATGCCGGAGCTGATCGGTCTGTGCGACCGGATCGTCGTGCTGCGCGAAGGGCGCAACGTGGCGGAATTCATCGGCGGCGTCGACGAGCACACGGTGCTTGACGCGGCAAATGGCAGGGAGGCCTGA
- a CDS encoding ABC transporter permease, translated as MSEQKISEASGPVAAAPVHRDPLALVVRFQSLIGLVVVAIGGIIFSPRRHGQILFLDPDNIANIVRAVSETGIIAIGMTFVIITAGIDLSVGAVLGLSSVVTASMMISGGFGLIPTILAVLVMGIVFGAIQGTISTRFRLEPFIVTLAGLQAARGLALVVSGNQYINISYGDGPGLAPPVFAILGERLFNNTVPVATIVFIVFAAIATIVLNTTRFGRYVFAVGGNERAARISGVPVSMVKISVYAITGFAAALAGIVHAGQFNFGSANDGMGYELTAIAAVVIGGTSLFGGAGSMVGTVAGTIMLGALANILQLNNITPAMQLLATAAIIVLAAVLQSLVRRREGLGR; from the coding sequence ATGTCTGAACAGAAGATCTCGGAGGCAAGCGGTCCGGTGGCCGCGGCACCGGTGCATCGCGATCCGCTCGCTTTGGTGGTGCGCTTCCAGAGCCTGATCGGCCTGGTCGTGGTGGCGATCGGCGGCATCATCTTCTCACCGCGCCGGCATGGCCAGATACTGTTCCTCGACCCCGACAACATCGCCAACATCGTGCGCGCCGTGTCGGAGACCGGCATCATCGCCATCGGCATGACCTTCGTCATCATCACCGCCGGCATCGACCTGTCGGTTGGCGCGGTGCTCGGCCTGTCCAGCGTCGTCACGGCATCGATGATGATCTCGGGCGGTTTCGGGCTCATTCCCACCATCCTCGCGGTGCTCGTCATGGGCATCGTCTTTGGCGCGATCCAGGGCACCATCTCCACCCGGTTCCGGCTGGAGCCGTTCATCGTCACGCTCGCCGGCCTGCAGGCGGCGCGCGGCCTGGCGCTGGTCGTGTCGGGCAACCAATACATCAACATTTCCTATGGCGACGGGCCGGGCCTGGCACCGCCGGTGTTTGCGATCCTCGGCGAGCGGCTGTTCAACAACACCGTGCCGGTCGCCACCATCGTCTTCATCGTCTTTGCCGCGATCGCGACGATCGTGCTCAACACCACGCGCTTCGGCCGCTATGTCTTTGCCGTCGGCGGCAATGAGCGCGCGGCGCGCATTTCCGGCGTGCCTGTCTCGATGGTGAAGATCTCGGTCTATGCCATCACCGGCTTTGCCGCCGCTCTTGCCGGCATCGTGCATGCCGGCCAGTTCAATTTCGGCAGCGCCAATGACGGCATGGGCTACGAACTCACCGCGATCGCCGCCGTGGTCATCGGTGGCACCAGCCTGTTCGGCGGCGCCGGCTCGATGGTGGGCACCGTCGCCGGCACCATCATGCTGGGCGCGCTCGCCAATATCCTGCAGCTCAACAACATCACGCCCGCCATGCAGTTGCTCGCGACCGCCGCGATCATCGTGCTGGCCGCAGTGCTTCAATCCCTCGTTCGCCGCCGCGAGGGTTTGGGTCGTTAG